AGCTGCAGAAGGCGGGCATGACGGACTGGGGGCTCAAGGCCGGCCTCATCAGCCCCCGCAGCCGCGGCGAGGGCTACTTCGACTTCTTCCGCAGCCGGGTCATCATCCCCATCCGCGCCCCGGAGGGCCGCCCCATCGCCTTCGGCGCGCGCCTGCTCGCAGACCCCAACGCCCCGCCCTCCGAGGATGGCGGCCGCGAGGGGCCCAAGTACCTCAACTCGAAGGAGAGCCGGCTCTACAACAAGAGCGAGACGCTCTACGCCCTGGACCAGGCGCGCGAGGAGATCCGCCGGCGCAAGAGCGCGGTCCTCGTGGAGGGCTACTTCGACGCCATCGGCCTGCACCAGGCCGGGGTGCGCCACGCGGTGGCCCTCTGCTCCACCGCCCTCACCGCGGGGCACCTGCAGGCGCTCGCGCGCGCCGAGGCCAAGGAGCTCGTGCTCCTGCTGGACGGCGACGAGGCGGGGCTCAAGGCCGTGGAGCGGCTCGCCGGCCCCCTGCTCGCCGCGGGCACCCCCACGCGCGTGGGCCTGCTGCCCACCGGGGATGACCCGGACACCTTCGCCCGGCGCGAGGGGGTCCAGGGGGTCGAGCGCCTGCTCGCCTCCGCGCAGCCGCTCACCGCCTACCTCTTCACCAGCATCCTGCCCGCGGGGCGCGAGGCCACCTTCGAGGAGAAGCTGGCGGCGCTCGCGCGGCTGCGGGGCGTGGCGGCGCAGCTCCAGGTGGGCCTGGTGCGCTCCGCCTTCTTCGGGGCCATGGCGGCCCACTTCGGGCTGCCCGCCCAGGAGCTGGAGGCCGAGCTCAAGGGCAAGGCGCCCCAGGTGAAGCCCGTGCCCAAGCCGGGTGAGGGCGCCCCCGGGACCACCGACGCCTCGGGTGCCGCCGCCCCGCGCGCCGCCCCGGTGCGCCCTCCGGACGCGCTGGAGGCCTGGTACGTGGCCATGGTGCTGCGCGAGCCGCGCCTGCTCGCGCGCGACCGCTTCCGGCTCGTGGACGAGCTCACGCATCCAGGGCTGCGCCGCGTGCTCGCGCTCGCTACATCGGGGGGTGGCGCCGAGGACGCCCTCTTCGAGGCGCCCGAGGTGCTCAAGCGCCCCCTCGAGGCAGCCGCCCGCCAGCTGCCGACAGAGGGCGAAGCCCTGGAGGCGGCCTTCCTCACCGTGTGCCGCCGCCTCAAGTTGCGCCGTATCGACGAGCAGCTCACCCACCTGAGGAAGACGGCGGCCACCCTGGCAGGAGCAAGCGAGCTGACGGAGGAGACCCGGGCCCTCGTCTCGGAGCGGGTCGAACTACTGGCCCTGCGCAAGCGGGTTCAGGAAGAGATGGTCCCCTCGGGAACGGGAACAAAGAGCCCGATGCAACCGGTTTGAGTTCGCGTTTGTAAGAAACCCCGACTTTGCGGTAGATCGGCCGGCTTCGCTGCAGGCCAAGGCCCTGTTTTTCTAGGAGAAGTTTCCGAATGCCGACCCAGAAGCCCCCGAAGGTTGCCGTGAAGCCCCAGGCGAAGAAGAAGGAGGAGCCCAAGAAGAAGGCTCCCGTCGCCGTCGCGCCCACGGTGAAGGCGAAGGCGGGGAGTGCGGCCGGGAAGAAGGCGGCGGCGGACGCGGCCCAGACCGCCGAGGCCACCGAGACCCTGCGCAAGAAGGTGCGCGGCGTCACCCAGGCCTCCAGCGACGACGTGGATCCCGAGGAGGCCGCCGACGAGGCTGCCGCCGCGGTCGAGATCGATCCGGACGCGGTGGAGGACGAGGTCGAGGAGGAGGCCATCGCCGAGCGCAAGGAGGTCAAGGACCTGCTCGCCGCTGGCCGCGAGAAGGGCTTCCTCACCTACGACGAGGTCAATGACGCCCTGCCTGCAGACATCGTGTCGTCGGATCAGATCGACGACGTGATGAGCATGTTCGGCGACAACGAGATCGAGATCGTCGACGCGCAGAAGGCCGCCCAGGGCGCCGAGGTGAAGCCCACCGTCGCCGTGGAGGAGGAGTCCAAGGACTCCGAGGAGGAGGAGGAGAAGGAGGAGGAGGAGCCGGGCGGCAAGAGCAACGACCCCGTTCGCCTCTACCTGCGCAAGATGGGCAGCGTGAGCCTCCTCACCCGCGAGGGCGAGGTGGAGATCGCCAAGCGCATCGAGGACGGCGAGAAGGAGGTGCTGCGCGCGCTGCTCGCGTGCCGCCTCGCGGTCGCGGACATCCTCGACATCGGCAACCGGCTCAAGGCCGGCAAGCTGCGCGTGCGCGAGGTCATCAAGGACGCGCCCGAGGAGGCCCAGGGCGAGAACGCCGAGGTCGAGGCGGACGAGGGCGAGGAGGGCGTGCAGCAGCTCGCGCAGAGCGAGCTGAACAAGATCGAGCAGATCTGCAAGCAGATCGAGCGCATCCGCAAGTTCGCCAAGGACTGCGACGCGCTGGAGGAGGAGCTCTCCTCCAAGAAGAAGATCACCGAGGTGAAGAAGAAGGAGATCCGCCAGGAGGTGCGCGACCTGCGCACCAAGATGATGGAAGTCCTGGAGGAGATGCGGCTCAACAAGAAGCAGATCGACCGCATCGTGCTCAACCTCAAGGGCCTCATCGAGCGCGTGGACAAGGCCGAGGACGAGCTGCGCGACCTCGAGCGCCGCAACGGCGTGCCCATGAGCGAGCTGCGCCCGGCGCTGCGCGAGAGCCGCGACAACCCGCTCAACGCGAAGAAGCTCCAGAAGCGCCTCAACGTCACCGCCGAGCAGCTCGAGGCGCTCGACCGCGACGTGCGCACCGCCGTGCGCAAGATCAAGAAGGTGGAGGAGGAGGCCAACCTCCCCGTGGACGCGCTGCGCCGCAACTACGAGGCCATCCGCGTGGGCGAGCGCAAGGCGGAGCGCGCCAAGGCCGAGCTGGTCGAGGCGAACCTGCGCCTCGTGGTCTCCATCGCGAAGAAGTACACGAACCGCGGCCTGCAGTTCCTGGACCTCATCCAGGAGGGCAACATCGGCCTGATGAAGGCCGTGGACAAGTTCGAGTACAAGCGCGGCTACAAGTTCTCGACCTACGCCACCTGGTGGATCCGTCAGGCCATCACCCGCGCCATCGCGGACCAGGCCCGCACCATCCGCATCCCGGTGCACATGATCGAGACGATCAACAAGCTCATCCGCACCAGCCGCTACCTCGTGCAGGAGATCGGCCGCGAGCCGACCCCTGAGGAGATCGCGGAGAAGATGGAGCTGCCGCTCGACAAGGTCCGCAAGGTCCTCAAGATCGCGAAGGAGCCCATCAGCCTCGAGACCCCGATCGGCGAGGAGGAGGACAGCCACCTCGGCGACTTCATCGAGGACAAGAGCCTGGTCTCTCCGTCGGACGCGGTGATCAACATGAACCTCGCGGAGCAGACCCGCAAGGTGCTCGCCACGCTCACGCCGCGCGAGGAGAAGGTGCTGCGCATGCGCTTCGGCATCGGCGAGAAGAGCGACCACACGCTGGAAGAGGTCGGTCAGGACTTCGAGGTGACGCGCGAGCGCATCCGCCAGATCGAGGCCAAGGCGCTGCGCAAGCTGCGCCACCCCAGCCGCTCCAAGCGCCTGCGCTCGTTCGTCGAGAGCTAGGCCGCAAGAGAGCAGCCGGTAGCACCCGAAGCCCCCGCTCCCTCGTGGACCGGGGGCTTCGTCGTTCTCTAGAGTCGGTTCGGTATGGCGACGAAGAAGCCCACTCCCCTGCCCTTCCCCGAGGCCGTGGCGCGCGCCGTGCGCGCGATTCCGCGCGGCCAGACGCGCTCCTACTCGCAGGTGGCGCTGTACGCAGGCCGCCCGGGCGCAGCGCGCGGCGTGGGCCGCGAGCTGAGGACGCTGCAGAATGTCCCTTGGTGGCGCGTGATCCGCGCGGACCACACGCTCGCGCCCGCGGTGGCGCACGAGCAGGCCCAGCGCCTGCGCGCCGAAGGCGTGAAGGTGGCGCACAAGGGGCTGGTGTGGCGCGTGAGTGTCCCCTCTCCTTCTGGGTCAAGGTGAGGGAAGCGGCTCCTCACCGTGCGCCCTTGTGCAAGCGGCCCCGCCGGGGTTACTCACGCACTCGCGGAAAGCTCGAGGGCCCTTAGCTCAGCGGTTAGAGCTGTCGGCTCATAACCGATTGGTCCCTGGTTCGAATCCAGGAGGGCCCAACCTCTCCCCCCTCGCGAGCCGGAGCAGCGCCAGGCCGTCCGTGGCGAAGGTGCTGCCGGGGATCCGGAAGGGCACCACGTTGGTCAGCCCGATCGTGACCCCCAGGAAGAGCACGGCATCGAGGAAGCTCGCGACGGGCGAGCCCCCTTGCCCCACGCGGTGGCCCAGGGCCCCCTGCAGTGCCAGCGCGACACCGGCCGCGGCGAAGTTCCCCAGTGGGCCTCCGGCGACGAAGAGGGCCATGGCGCGCCTCGGATGACGCACGGGGCGCACCTCCATCCGTGCCCACCCGTCGACGCCCGGGTGCAGCGCGAGGCGGGTCCACTCCAGTCGCCAAGCGCCGCGCTCGCGCCACAGGAGCAGCGGCCCCACGGCCAGCCGCTCGAAGCGAAACCCGACGAGGTGCCCCGCGAGGACGTGCGAGAGCTCGTGGCAGAGGAGGTGCAACGGCGCCACCAGCCACGTCGTGAGCAGGAACCAGGCGGGGCTGAAGCTCGCAGGCCGGAACGCGACGAAGAGGATGAGCCCGGCAGGCCACGTGACGGCGAGCGCGTAGGGCGCGTAGCGATCGTAGAGGCGCTGGGCGCCCTAGAGCCGCTCCACCGAGTACCCGCGCACGCCCCGCCAGCAGAGGCCGGCCCCGTAGACAGCGAGGGTGCTGGAGAACAGGCCGAGACCGACGACCGTCCAGGGTCGTGCCGTGGGCGGATGCGACCACACCACCACCACGTACGTGAGCGTGCCGAAGAACAGGGCGATGACGAGCCCCAGGAGGACGAGCACGGCGCGGACGACGGGCGAGTGCCGCTCCAGCTCCGGGTGGGCTGCGGTGCGAACGGGGATGCGCATCGCGCGCACTGTCCCATGGGAGCCGAGGCCCCGTCACTGCGGGGAGCCGGCCGACCTCAGGGCGCGCCCACCACCCGGCCCTCGCGGGTGTGCGCCTGCACGAGGGTCTGCACGAAGCCGCGGGTCACCTGCAGGTCGTGCCGCTCGGAGTCGGGCACGTCCGGCGCGGTGCCGCGGCGGAGGGTGAGGGCTGAGCGCGCGGGGACGCGCTTCAGGCCTTCGCGTGGCGGCCGCGCTCGCCCTCGTCGCGGCCGTGGACCATGGCCGGGGGGCTCGTCACCTCCACCGCGCTGAAGGTCTCCAGGACCTTGTAGGTGTGGCTCTGGCCCTTGAGCACGACCCAGGAGTCGCCGGGGCCGAGCAGCAGCACCTGCCCCTCCACGTGCAGCTCCGCGCGGCCCTTGAGGCAGTAGCCCACCGTCTCGTAGTCGCGGACGGAGAGGGGCTTCGCCTCGCCCGGCTGCTCGTCCTCCCACAGCCGCATCCCCAGCTTGATGCCGCTCGCCAGGTACTTCTGGCCCATCTCACCGCGGGGGGAGAACTGCGAGCTCACCTTGGTGACACTCGTGTCCTTCTGGGCGTCCTTGGGCGTGCCGGCCATCGGGGGTTCCTTCCTGTGAGGGTGTGGGGCTCAAGTTAAGGAAGGCGCCGCGCACGGCAGCCCGCAAAGACGACGCCCGCTCACTCCCCGGGGGGTTGAGCGGGCGTCGGACGCACGCGGGCCTCATGGCGCGGTGTCACTCGAAGCCGTCAGGCAGCGGCTGCGGCCCGGGCACGATCCCCGCGATGTCGGGATCCACGCCGTCCTCGGCGGGCCCCTTCTCCGCCTTCTCGCGCTTGCGCTGCTCGCGCTTGGCGTCCTTCTCCTTCACCTTCTCCTGACGGGCCAGTTCCTTCTGACGCTTCGACATTCCAGGGTGCTGGGGCACGGTGGCCTCCTTCTGCTCTGTGACCAAAACACAAAAGGCCCAGCCTCGCTGTGGAGACCGGGCCTCGGGCTTCCAACGGAAGCGACGTGCGCGTTAGACCGGGCGCACGTTCTGCGCCTGCAGGCCCTTGGGGCCCTTGGCGACTTCGAACTCCACGCGCTGACCCTCAGCCAGAGTACGGAACCCGTTCGTCTGGATGGCGGTGTGGTGGCAGAACACGTCCTCGCCACCCTCCTGCGCGATGAAGCCGAAACCCTTCGCGTCGTTGAACCACTTCACGGTACCAGTTGCCATTGCTTGTTCTTCTTCTTTCATGGGGCAAATCCCTCCGGTGAAGGAGGATCCCCGCTTGCCTTGGCGCACATTCGCCTCGGCGACATCCCTCTTAACGCGCCCGTCGTCCCACGTCGAGCCAGGGTTTCTCCGGACCGTCCGAAGATCCCCCGGGGCCCGGTGGGGCTGGGGCGGGATGCGTCATTCAGAACGGTGCCGGGGGCCCTCGGCATTCCTCGCGCTTCACACTTCTTCACCCCCCTGAGGCGAGCGCTTCACACCCCCTCCCTACCCTTCGCGCATCCCTTTTCCGGAGGCAGGCAGATGGTGGGTTTCATCGCTGGGGTGGCAGTGGGGTTCGCGGTGCTGGTGGTGGCGCGGGGCGTGGGCCGCAGGCGCTGGGGCGCCCGGGCGGGGGGCAGGCGCTGGCGCGGCGGAAGGCACGGGCTGCTCGCCCGCCTGGACACCACGTCCGAGCAGGAGGCCGTGTTCGCCCAGGTGCGCTCCGAGGTGCAGGCGGTGCTCGCGCAGCTGCGCGCCGAGCTCCCCCTCACGCGCGAGGCGGCCGCCGCCAGCGTGCGCGCGGAGCACTTCGACGCGGAGGGATTGCGCGAGCGCTTCGCGCGCCACGCGGCGCTGCTCGAGGAGCTGCAGCGCACGGCGCTGGGGGCGCTCGCGCGGGTGCACGAGGCGCTGCGGCCCGCGCAGCGCCAGGAGCTCGCGGCGATCCTCGCCGGCAGCGCGCACGGCTGCGGCCGCCCCCGCCTGGCGCGCTAGAGTCTCCGCATGTCCACGCGCGTCCTGCTCATCGATGACGATGCCCGCATGTTCGAGCTGCTCGCCGAGTACCTCGGCCAGCACGGCATCAACGTGGCCCACGCGCCGGACGGCGGGCGAGGGCTCGCGGCGCTGGAGGCGGGCACCTACGACGCGGTGCTGCTGGACGTGATGATGCCGGGGCTGGACGGGCTGGAGGTGTGCAAGCGCATCCGGCTCAAGAGCCACATCCCGGTGCTCATGCTCACCGCGCGCGGCGACGAGACCGACCGCGTGGTGGGGCTCGAGCTGGGCGCGGACGACTACCTGCCCAAGCCCTTCAGCCCCCGCGAGCTGCTGGCGCGGCTGCGCGCCGTGCTGCGCCGCTCGCAGCCCGGGAGCAGCGCGGAGCGGCTCGAGGAGGGTCCGGTGAGCCTCGACGTCTCGGCGCGCGAGGCGCGGGTGGAGGGGCGCACGGTGGACCTCACCGGGCTCGAGTTCGACCTGCTGGTGGCGCTGGTGCGGCGCGCGGGCCGCGTCATCCCCCGCGAGGCGCTGCTGGGCGAGGCGGGCCGCAACGACACCGTGGTGAGCGAGCGCACGGTGGACGTGCACATCAGCCACCTGCGCCAGAAGCTGGGGGACGACCCACCGCGCCTCATCAAGACCGTGCGCGGCGTGGGCTACGTGTTCGCGCGGGACGGTGCCGGGTGAGGCGCCTGCACCGGCGGCGCGCCGGGGCGCTCGGCCCCTTCGTGCGGGCGCACCTGCACCGCCGCCTCTTCGTCTGGTTCGGGCTCTCCATCCTCGTCACCGGCATGGTGGTGGTGGCGGTGATGAGCCTCTTCGCCGGCCCCTCCCCGTGGCACAGCGAGGCGAACCGCGCCCAGGCCTTCCTCGCCGCGCGCTACGCGGAGGCCTGGAAGGACCCGGCGGCCCGCACGCGCCTCACCCGCTCGCTCGCGCAGGAGCTCGCGGTGGACGTGGAGGTGCTGGACGCTCAGGGCCACCTGCTCGAGCGCGAGGGGCCCGCCTGCCCCGACGCGGACGTGAGGCTGGACGTGCCGCGCGAGGGCGCGCGCCTGGGCTCCTTGAACATGTGCTTCGGGCGCAACCGCCCGCACCAGCCGTGGCGCGTCGCGCTGCCGCTCTTCGTCGCGGGCGTGATGCTGTGGCTGCTCTCGGGGAAGATTGCGTGGGGGCTCGCACGCCCCATCTCCGAGCTGGTGCGGGCCGCCGGTGAGCTGGGCGCGGGAAGGCTCTCCGCGCGCGCGCAGCTCGGCCGCCATGCCACGGGCGAGGTGCAGCTGCTCGCCACGGCCTTCAACGACATGGCGGCGCGCATCGAGCGCCAGGTGGGCGACCAGCGCGAGCTGCTCGCCACCGTGTCTCACGAGCTGCGCACCCCCCTGGGCCGCCTGCGCGTGCTCGCGGAGCTGCTGCGCGACCGGGGCGGTGACCCGCGCACCGTGGACCAGGTGGACCGCGAGGTGGTGGAGCTGGATGCGCTGGTGGGCGAGCTGCTCGCCAGCTCCCGCATGGACTTCGGGCAGCTCAACGCGCGGCCGCTGGAGGCCTGCGACCTCGCGGGCCGGGCGCTCGAGCGCGCGAGCCTGCCGGCGAGCGCGCTGAGCGTGGAGACGGCGAGCGGCAGCCTCGTGGGCGATGCCACCCTGCTCGGGCGCGCGCTCGCGAACCTGCTGGACAACGCCCGCAGGCACGGCGGCGGCGCGCGCACCCTGCGCGTGCTCGAGCGCGAGGGCCAGCTCGCCTTCTGCGTGGAGGACGCGGGGCCCGGCCTCGCTCCGGGCGAGGAGACGCGCATCTTCGAGCCCTTCTACCGGCGCGAGCACGGCGGGGAGGCCGGCTCGCTGGGACTGGGGCTCACCCTGGTGCGGCGCATCGCGCAGGCGCACGGCGGCGACGCATTCGCGGAGAACCGCGCCGGGGGCGGCGCGTGCGTGGGCTTCACCGTGGGGCGCGCGCTCGCGGAGGCAGCGGCGCGCCATCCTGGCCAGCGCAGCGCCTGAGTCGCACGCCACGACGATCGATGAGGGGCGGTGCGAGGGGCGGCTCGCCTAGCCCGCGCTGAACGTGAAGCTCAGCTCGGTGGCGCCGTCCGCCGCCACCTTCACCTCGGCGCTGCGCGTGCCGAGCGACTCGTGCCAGGCCTCCACGGTGTACGTGCCCGGCGGGAGCCCCTCGAGCGCGAAGTGACCTGCGGCGTCCGTCACCGCGAAGTGCGCGCTGGGGCTGACGACGATCCACGCGAGCATCCACGGGTGCACGTCGCACTTCACGCGCAGCACCTCCGCCGCTCGCGGCACCTCGCCCTTCACCGGCGGGCCCTGGGGCGGCTGCACCTCCTGGAGCACCGAGTCCGGGCCCTGCAGCACGCGCACCCCGTGCAGCGTGGGGTCGCTGTTGTGCACCTCGATGGCCTGCCCCGCGAGCGCGCCCTGCACCCGCGGCACGTAGGCACAGGCCTTCTGGTCGAGGACGACCGGCCCCTGGGGCTTCGGCGCCGGCTCGCCTGCGACCGGGCCCTTGATGCGCACCAGCACGTTCTCGAGCAGGCCGTCGTGCACCGCGATCGCCGGCTCCGCGCTCGCGGCGCCCTCGCACGCAGGGTCGCTCGCGGTGTTGATGCGCGTCATGCGCGGGGTGGCGCCTTCATAGCGCACCGTGCCCGTCACCTTGCCGCGGGCAGAGGTGGTGGGGACAGTGGCGGGAGGGCTCGCGGGCTTCGGTGCGGGGGCGGCAGGCGCGGGCTTCTCGCAGCTCCCGGTTCCCAGCAGCAGTGCAGCGGTGACTGCGGTGCTCCAGCGGCGCGGAGTCCTCATCCTGGTCCCCTCCCTGCGCGTGACACGGATGCACGGCAGCTGCGCACTTCCCTCACCCCGACCCTCTCCCCGAGGGAGAGGGAGGACACAGGACTAGACGGTGGTGCGGTCCAGCATCAGGGCCGCGAAGAGCCCCGTGAGGTAGAGCAGGGAGAAGAAGAAGGTCTGGCGCGCCCACGGCTTGTCCAGCCGGCGGAAGAAGCCCCACGCGGCGATGCCGAGGAAGCCCGCGCCCAGCACCAGCGCGGCGCCGAGGTACCACACGCCCGCGATGTGCAGCTGGTAGGGCAGCAGCGTCGTCGGCACGAGCGCGAGCGTGTAGAGCAGGAGCTGCAGCCGGCTCGACTCGTCCCCGCGCTCCAGCGGCAGCGAGGTGAGCCCGGCCGCCGCGTACTCCTCCTTGCGGAACAGCGCGATCGCGATGAAGTGCGGGATCTGCCAGAGGAAGAGGATGGCGAAGAGCGCGTAGCCGCCCGCGTCCACCTGCCCCGTGACGGCCGTCCAGCCCATGAGGGGCGGCAGCGCGCCGGGCACCGCGCCCACCAGCATCGCGGCGGAGGTGCGCGCCTTGAGCGGCGTGTAGAGCAGCACGTAGCTGAGCAGCGCGAGCAGCCCCAGCGCCGCGGTGAGCAGGTTCGCCGCGAGCCACAGCGAGGGCAGCGAGATGGCCGCGAGCGAGAGCCCGAACCAGAGCGCCACCGCCGGCTCCATGCGCCCCGAGGGCAGCGGCCGGCTCGCGGTGCGCCTCATGTAGCGGTCGCTGTCGCGCTCGATGAAGCAGTTGAACGCGTTGGCCGCGCCCACCGTGCCCGCGGTCGCGATCATGGCCACCAGCATCCGCGCGAGCGACATCCCACCCGGCGCGAGCCACATGCCGCCGGCCGTGGTGGCCAGCACCAGGCTCGAGAGCCGCGGCTTGGTCAGCGACACGAGGTCCGCAGTGGTGGTGGAGAGGCTCAAGGCTCGGGTGCTCACGCTGCCTCCAGGAAGTGCGCTCCAGCCAGCGGCAGGACTGCCAGAGCTCTGCGGCGCGTGGATAGCCAGGGTCTGCTCCCGAGTTCAAGCGGGCAGCGCCTGCCCGCTCCCCCCAGGCCATCAGCCTGCCTTGTCCGGGACATCCGGCGCCTACTCGGCCAGGCGCTGGGCGTCCGCGGCGAACTCGCCCTTCGGATCGCGCTTGAGGTACTCCTGCGCCGTGGTGCGGGCCTTGGCCGCCTGCTTCCCCTCCTTCGCGAGGAAGCTCGCGTAGAAGTAGTAGGCGGGCGCGTAGGACTCGTCCGCGGTGAGCGCCTTCTGGAAGGTCTCGTCGGCCTTGGCCACGTCTCCCTTGGCCTGCAGCACCCGGCCCAGCTCGGTGAGCGTGGCGGCCACGCGGTCGCCCTGGCCCACGAACTCCCGGCTGGCCAGCTCGAGCGCCTCCTGGGCCTTCGCCAGCTCGCCGCGCTCGCGGTACACGCTGCCCATGGCGAGCCGCGCCTCGGGGTTCTTCACCTTGGGGTCCAGCAGCGCGCGGTCGTAGGCGGCGAGCGCCTCGGCCGTCTTGCCCTGGCGCCGGTACGCGTTGCCCAGCATCAGCACCAGCTTGGGGCTGTTGCCCATGGTCTTGAGCGCGGTGGTGAGCGCCTGCGCGGCCTCGGCCTCGCCGCCGGGCTTGCCCATCAGCGCGCGCGCCAGCTCCACGTGGTACTGGGCGCGGCTGCCGTCCATCTGGATGGCGCGGCGGATCTCCGCCGCGGCCGCGTCGTACTGGCCCTCGCTCGCGAGGCGGCGGCCCTTGATGACGAGCAGCTCCGGGTTGCTGCGGTCCAGCGCGAAGCCCGTCTCCTCGCTCTTGAGGACCTCCGCGCGCGCCTGCTCCTTGTCCAGGGGCACGCCGGTGCTCGCGGAGAGCTTCTGCTGGAACTCGGGCTTGTAGTCCGGCAGGTCGCGGCTGAGGCGCGAGACGAGCAGCGAGCGCGCGAGGTGCGCGGTCGCCAGCTGGCGGGGGCTCGGGGGCGGGTCCGAGTCGATCAGCGTCTTGAGCATCTTCGCCGCGAGCTCGTAGTTGGGCTGCTCCTGCTCGAGCATCAGCAGGCTGCGGCCGAGCAGCGACGCCGGGTGGTTCTTCTCGTAGCGCAGCGCGAGGTCGTAGTTCTTCCACGCCTGGCTGTCCTGGCCGCGCCGCAGGTAGAGCGCGCCGAGCGCCGCGTAGATGCGCGCGTCGTCTGGCGAGAGCTGCTGCGCGCGCTCGAGGCTGTCGCGCGCGCGCTCGAGGTCGCCGGCGTTGGTCTGGATGAGCCCCAGGGTGAGGTAGAGCAGCGGGCTCGCCTTGTCCTGGGCGTCGAAGGCCTTCACCCGGCCCTCCAGCTCGCCGAGCGCCTCCGAGCCCTTGCCGGCGTAGCTCTTGAGCAGCGCGTCCGCGGCGTAGAGGTAGCTGCTCACCTCGCCGGACTTCTTGCCCGCCGCGAGGTGCTCCTCGGCGAGCTGGCGCGCGGAGTCGCCGCCGCCGTGCTCACCCCAGCGGATGGCGTAGGCGTAGGCGAGGTAGCCGTGGGCGGCGGTGGAGTCCGGGTTCACCTCGAGCGCGTGGTCGGCCGCCTCGGAGGCCTTGCGGTAGCTGTCGTAGGAGTCGTGCTTCAGCTCCTCGCTCGCCTCGCGCAGGTACTTGGTGAACTTGTAGTTGCGCTGCGCGCTCCAGCGTCCGTAGGCCCAGTAGCCGCCCACCGAGACGGGCAGCGCCACCATCAGCACCAGCGCCATGGTGCGGCTCGTGGACGAGCGGGCCGGGCGGCGCCGACTGCCGGGCGCGTCGTCGTCGTCCTCCTCCACCTCGTCGTAGGCCTCCGCCTGCACCCGGGCGACCGGGCGGGGCGCGGGGCGCTGCGGCTGTGCGGCGGCCGGGGCCACCGCGCGCGCGGCGCCCGTGCTGCTCGTGCGGGGCGCGGCGCCCGTGCTGGAGGAGGCGCTGGAGGAGGCGCTGGAGGAGGCGCTGGCCGACGCAGCGGGCTGCGCCGCGGCGGGCGAGGGCAGCAGGACGGGAGGAGCGCCCGGCCCGGTGAGGGGTGCGCGGGGCGCTGCGGGGGTGGGCGCGGGAGCCGCGGCGACCGGGGCGGGCGCGGCGACGGGAGCGGCCGCGGCGCGCGGCGGCTCCACCTGGTGCTGCTCCAGCAGCGCGCGGGTCTCGGGGTCGGCGGGGTCCGCCTCGTAGGCGCGCAGCAGGTTC
This Aggregicoccus sp. 17bor-14 DNA region includes the following protein-coding sequences:
- a CDS encoding carboxypeptidase regulatory-like domain-containing protein — translated: MRTPRRWSTAVTAALLLGTGSCEKPAPAAPAPKPASPPATVPTTSARGKVTGTVRYEGATPRMTRINTASDPACEGAASAEPAIAVHDGLLENVLVRIKGPVAGEPAPKPQGPVVLDQKACAYVPRVQGALAGQAIEVHNSDPTLHGVRVLQGPDSVLQEVQPPQGPPVKGEVPRAAEVLRVKCDVHPWMLAWIVVSPSAHFAVTDAAGHFALEGLPPGTYTVEAWHESLGTRSAEVKVAADGATELSFTFSAG
- the cyoE gene encoding heme o synthase, which codes for MSTRALSLSTTTADLVSLTKPRLSSLVLATTAGGMWLAPGGMSLARMLVAMIATAGTVGAANAFNCFIERDSDRYMRRTASRPLPSGRMEPAVALWFGLSLAAISLPSLWLAANLLTAALGLLALLSYVLLYTPLKARTSAAMLVGAVPGALPPLMGWTAVTGQVDAGGYALFAILFLWQIPHFIAIALFRKEEYAAAGLTSLPLERGDESSRLQLLLYTLALVPTTLLPYQLHIAGVWYLGAALVLGAGFLGIAAWGFFRRLDKPWARQTFFFSLLYLTGLFAALMLDRTTV
- a CDS encoding tetratricopeptide repeat protein, translated to MSTTPAKTLSPAELAKLEHAFASDPSSEAYRPLAEAYLGMGRFMEAMVVCKKGVKAHPSLASPRLLLARVYAEQGKDKKALEEALGALQVQPADKHALRFAGALQLKTGEAEAGRANLLRAYEADPADPETRALLEQHQVEPPRAAAAPVAAPAPVAAAPAPTPAAPRAPLTGPGAPPVLLPSPAAAQPAASASASSSASSSASSSTGAAPRTSSTGAARAVAPAAAQPQRPAPRPVARVQAEAYDEVEEDDDDAPGSRRRPARSSTSRTMALVLMVALPVSVGGYWAYGRWSAQRNYKFTKYLREASEELKHDSYDSYRKASEAADHALEVNPDSTAAHGYLAYAYAIRWGEHGGGDSARQLAEEHLAAGKKSGEVSSYLYAADALLKSYAGKGSEALGELEGRVKAFDAQDKASPLLYLTLGLIQTNAGDLERARDSLERAQQLSPDDARIYAALGALYLRRGQDSQAWKNYDLALRYEKNHPASLLGRSLLMLEQEQPNYELAAKMLKTLIDSDPPPSPRQLATAHLARSLLVSRLSRDLPDYKPEFQQKLSASTGVPLDKEQARAEVLKSEETGFALDRSNPELLVIKGRRLASEGQYDAAAAEIRRAIQMDGSRAQYHVELARALMGKPGGEAEAAQALTTALKTMGNSPKLVLMLGNAYRRQGKTAEALAAYDRALLDPKVKNPEARLAMGSVYRERGELAKAQEALELASREFVGQGDRVAATLTELGRVLQAKGDVAKADETFQKALTADESYAPAYYFYASFLAKEGKQAAKARTTAQEYLKRDPKGEFAADAQRLAE